The genomic stretch GCAGGGCCGCCAGGCCGTTGAAGACGAAGTCCAGATAGCTGATGTGATTGCTGACCAGCACGGCGCCGCCCGAGCGCGGGACGTTCTCCGACCCCTGGCAGTCGATCTTCAGGTCCCAGACCTTGAACAACGTCTTGGCGAAACCGATGACGGGACGGTAGACCAGCTCTGCCATGGGCGGGACGGACCCTTTCTGCTCTGCTCGGGAAAGGGGGACTCCCGGCGGGGAAGTTACGCAGCCGTAGGTTTACGGCGTCTCGCAGATCGTGCCCGAAGAACGGACGGGTAGCCAGTCCTGGTGCCCCGGAGTGGCGAGATCCTCGTCACGTCGGCCGCCATCCCACCTTGGATCTTTAAGACGCCTTTACTCCGCCCGTACTGTGGCCCTCTTCAGAAGAAGGAACATCTCGCACCCCAGGCAGTACCCGAACGCCGCGTTCAGGAAGGCGGCGGCGAGCGCCGCCCCGGTCGCGGCCAGCCCCAGCCACTGCGGCCCCACGGCGAACCCGGCAAGACCGAGCCCGGCGAACACCAGCCCCACCGCCTGCGCGAACCGCGGCGGCTCCGGCGCCTCGAACTCCCGCGGCGGCCCGAGCCGCGGCCGTACGGCGGTGCGGAACACCCAGCCGTACGGCGACCGCTGCACACCCGCGGCCGCGCCGAGCGCGAACACCAGCGTCTGCCAGCCCAGCAGCCAGCCGCTCTGCAGGATCAGGGCGGCGGCCAGAACCGCCGTCGTCACGGCCGCCGCGAACCGCGGCCCCCTCACATCGATGTCCATGAACCAAGCATTCCGCAACGGAAACTCCTGCGGGAGGCGGGAATCTTTGCAGTCTCGTGAATGCTTGTGCACATGAT from Streptomyces roseochromogenus subsp. oscitans DS 12.976 encodes the following:
- a CDS encoding DUF4395 domain-containing protein yields the protein MDIDVRGPRFAAAVTTAVLAAALILQSGWLLGWQTLVFALGAAAGVQRSPYGWVFRTAVRPRLGPPREFEAPEPPRFAQAVGLVFAGLGLAGFAVGPQWLGLAATGAALAAAFLNAAFGYCLGCEMFLLLKRATVRAE